The Cyanobacteria bacterium GSL.Bin1 genome includes a region encoding these proteins:
- a CDS encoding cobalamin biosynthesis protein translates to MIDSGVTPLLIAAFLDYLIGDPQMIPHPVQIMGSIISFMTKIVINFTKNSTCRRLAGVVLGMGLILGSGGVVWLVIALSKQVSLLLSFSLQVVLLASCFAGCSLRQAAIAVLRPLKNNDIATARTQLSYYVGRDTEDLSSTEIARAVLETVAENTTDGVTAPLFYAIVGLFIPGVGSVPLAIAYKAASTLDSMVGYQREPFTDIGWFSAKFEDLLTWLPCRLTVVSIGLIGRQPLRVWQICLRDATQDPSPNAGWSECAYAVVLGVQLGGKNTYQGIIKEKPLLGNSDQPITEAKIKQALSLTRICFLSWLFLGAGLSWGLTLKG, encoded by the coding sequence ATGATCGATTCCGGTGTAACCCCATTACTAATTGCTGCATTTCTCGATTACCTAATCGGTGATCCCCAAATGATTCCGCATCCTGTTCAAATAATGGGCAGTATCATTTCCTTCATGACCAAAATTGTTATCAATTTCACTAAGAATTCGACTTGCCGTCGTCTGGCTGGAGTTGTTCTTGGAATGGGTTTAATTTTGGGGAGTGGGGGGGTGGTTTGGCTAGTAATTGCACTTAGCAAACAGGTTTCTCTTCTGCTTAGTTTCAGCTTACAAGTGGTTTTGCTTGCTAGTTGTTTTGCGGGTTGCAGTTTACGTCAAGCAGCGATCGCGGTACTAAGGCCTTTAAAGAATAATGACATTGCCACTGCTCGTACTCAACTCAGTTATTATGTGGGGCGAGATACGGAAGATTTATCCTCAACAGAAATTGCACGCGCTGTATTAGAAACCGTTGCCGAAAATACAACTGATGGTGTCACTGCACCCCTATTTTATGCAATTGTTGGGTTATTCATTCCTGGGGTTGGCAGTGTTCCCTTAGCAATCGCGTATAAAGCAGCCAGTACCCTGGATTCAATGGTAGGTTATCAAAGAGAACCATTCACCGATATTGGGTGGTTTAGTGCCAAATTTGAAGATCTTCTAACCTGGCTTCCCTGTCGCCTAACTGTTGTGAGTATCGGATTAATCGGTCGTCAACCCCTAAGAGTCTGGCAAATTTGTCTGCGAGATGCCACACAAGATCCGAGTCCCAATGCTGGCTGGAGTGAGTGTGCTTATGCAGTTGTCTTAGGGGTACAGTTAGGAGGAAAGAATACGTATCAGGGCATCATTAAAGAAAAGCCCTTATTAGGCAATTCGGATCAGCCAATTACAGAAGCAAAAATTAAGCAAGCCTTAAGTTTAACTCGAATCTGTTTTCTGAGTTGGTTATTCTTGGGTGCGGGTTTAAGTTGGGGACTAACGCTAAAAGGATAA
- a CDS encoding AbrB family transcriptional regulator gives MAQKQGNPLTGEALLQKVKDLGNLSREEKAKACGYYTETKNGVQRVNMMKFLNALMDAEGIRLDSNGNGRGRGGRSASYKISVQSNGNLLIGAAYTKKMGLKPGDEFEITLGRKHIHLKQVSGFNDEDDSEDEDN, from the coding sequence ATGGCACAAAAACAAGGAAACCCCTTAACTGGTGAGGCTTTACTCCAAAAAGTTAAAGATTTGGGTAACCTCAGTAGGGAAGAAAAAGCCAAGGCTTGTGGTTACTACACCGAAACAAAAAACGGTGTCCAACGAGTCAATATGATGAAATTTCTTAATGCTCTAATGGATGCAGAGGGAATTCGGTTAGATAGTAATGGAAATGGGCGAGGACGCGGTGGGCGTTCAGCCAGTTATAAAATTAGTGTCCAATCCAATGGCAACTTATTAATTGGGGCTGCTTACACTAAAAAAATGGGCTTAAAACCTGGGGATGAATTTGAAATTACCTTGGGACGGAAACATATTCATCTTAAACAAGTGAGTGGGTTTAATGATGAAGACGACTCAGAAGATGAGGATAATTAA
- a CDS encoding RNA polymerase sigma factor, RpoD/SigA family, translating to MPTAKLDQNNDKPIFSADMVRTYLHEIGRVPLLTHEQEIILGKQVQKMMKLIEQKEELEEELGREATEEEWTQKVGISQAELQKAMREGNRAKRKMIEANLRLVVAIAKKYQKRNMEFLDLIQEGTLGLERGVEKFDPTRGYKFSTYAYWWIRQAITRAIAQQARAIRLPIHITEKLNKIKKVQRELAQKLGRNATPTEIAEELGLEPSQIREYLSIARQPISLDVRVGDNQDTELSELLEDDENSPETYLTQESMRQDIDSMLSELTPQQREVLSLRFGLEDGNELSLAKVGKKLNLSRERVRQLEHQALAKLRRRRAGIQEYIAAS from the coding sequence ATGCCCACTGCAAAATTAGACCAAAACAACGATAAGCCAATCTTCTCTGCTGATATGGTGCGAACCTATCTCCACGAGATTGGTCGTGTCCCATTGCTCACTCATGAACAAGAGATCATCTTGGGCAAGCAAGTGCAGAAGATGATGAAGCTGATCGAACAAAAAGAAGAATTAGAAGAAGAGCTGGGGCGAGAAGCGACCGAAGAAGAGTGGACGCAAAAAGTTGGCATTAGCCAAGCCGAGCTACAGAAAGCGATGCGAGAAGGCAATCGCGCCAAACGGAAGATGATTGAGGCGAACTTGCGTTTGGTCGTCGCCATCGCAAAGAAATACCAAAAGCGCAACATGGAATTCTTGGATTTAATTCAAGAAGGAACTTTAGGGCTAGAGCGGGGCGTTGAAAAATTTGACCCCACCCGCGGTTATAAGTTCTCCACCTATGCGTACTGGTGGATTCGCCAAGCGATTACCCGCGCGATCGCGCAACAAGCCCGTGCGATTCGCTTACCGATTCATATTACCGAAAAACTCAACAAAATCAAGAAAGTCCAACGGGAACTCGCCCAAAAGCTGGGGCGGAATGCAACTCCCACTGAAATTGCAGAAGAGTTAGGGTTAGAACCCTCGCAAATTCGTGAGTATCTGAGTATTGCTCGTCAGCCGATTTCTCTAGATGTACGAGTTGGCGACAATCAAGATACTGAGCTGTCAGAATTACTCGAAGATGACGAAAACTCTCCTGAAACTTATCTGACACAAGAGTCAATGCGCCAAGACATTGATTCCATGCTCTCGGAGTTGACACCTCAGCAACGAGAAGTCCTTTCCTTACGCTTTGGCTTAGAAGATGGCAATGAACTATCCTTAGCCAAAGTAGGGAAAAAATTAAACTTGAGCCGGGAACGAGTACGCCAACTTGAACATCAAGCACTTGCTAAACTGCGCAGGCGGCGAGCCGGTATTCAAGAATATATTGCTGCAAGTTAA
- a CDS encoding Rrf2 family transcriptional regulator — MKLTTRGHYSVKALLDLSLQSRLSPTSVKKIAQRQGLPPAYLEKLLIALRQAGLVKSVRGAQGGYQLAREPQEIFLGQILEAVGETIDPLPRHTPDAEQTEDWVTYSLWRQLYQKLKEALYSISLADLYYDARSWQAAQGEETNFVV, encoded by the coding sequence ATGAAATTGACGACTCGTGGACACTATAGCGTTAAAGCATTACTAGATTTAAGTTTACAATCGCGTCTGAGTCCGACATCGGTAAAAAAGATCGCGCAACGCCAAGGATTACCCCCAGCTTATTTAGAAAAATTATTGATTGCCTTACGCCAAGCGGGTTTAGTCAAGTCGGTACGCGGCGCACAAGGAGGCTATCAACTCGCCCGAGAGCCCCAAGAGATTTTTTTAGGACAAATTTTAGAAGCGGTTGGCGAGACAATTGATCCTTTACCTCGCCATACTCCTGATGCTGAACAGACTGAAGATTGGGTTACTTATAGTCTCTGGCGACAACTCTATCAAAAGTTAAAAGAAGCGTTATATAGTATCAGTCTCGCTGACTTATATTATGATGCTCGGAGTTGGCAAGCAGCACAAGGAGAAGAAACAAATTTTGTAGTTTAA